In Toxoplasma gondii ME49 chromosome X, whole genome shotgun sequence, a single genomic region encodes these proteins:
- a CDS encoding proteasome activator pa28 beta subunit protein (encoded by transcript TGME49_224330), with amino-acid sequence MKSEESAAGGMRRLEASEASAGSAAGTGPAPSSCSSFSSFSPSLAAAPPAGGSKKRARASSAKTTGSDRGIAEAVRLMQSGKLAKLEPSEEKVKEDYEQYRNDVTRRALKILTDDLPRRIARFLQLVDVNAEPGTLLVCDDLPPPPSLGPLLSPEELATFTVERTDGSETSACDASSHSPQASFPWRFSVEPVVSLSAAESGRLKKMLEEKVKAVFGGDRTSEKQNAAPKAEAEKTGSTTPELHEDPSTETRHTDQCAASSPSSSASSSSSASSASASASSSPSSVEGWKSRQEAICARVGEQAQFVKEEAVAMRELLNAVKIFMQLHVPRIEDGNNFGVAIQEEAIHLLNRVEESAFNLYDTVMKYYLARAKLCSKLVKYPNTLDYQTAVVELDRKEWVHLKITNLDLRNNYIMLYDLICKNWQNVIAPKGRSHSTSQQAMY; translated from the exons atgaagagcgaggagtCTGCGGCTGGCGGCATGCGGCGCCTAGAGGCTTCAGAGGCTTCCGCAGGCTCTGCTGCGGGCACAGGGCCTGCGCCAagttcttgttcttctttttcttccttctcgccttctctcgccgccgcTCCGCCTGCTggaggaagcaagaagagggcgagagcATCTTCTGCGAAGACCACcggaagcgacagagggaTCGCCGAAGCCGTCCGTTTAATGCAGAGTGGAAAACTGGCCAAGCTTGAGCCGTCGgaggagaaggtgaaggaAGACTACGAACA GTACCGCAATGACGTCACGCGCCGGGCGCTGAAGATTCTCACCGACGATCTGCCTCGACGAATTGCACGGTTTCTGCAACTCGTCGATGTCAACGCAGAGCCTGGCACCCTGCTCGTTTGCGACGACTTGCCGCCGCCTCCGTCGCTCGGACCTCTCCTCAGTCCCGA GGAGCTCGCGACGTTTACGGTTGAACGAACAGACGGGAGTGAgacctctgcatgcgacgcctCGTCGCATTCTCCGCAGGCATCCTTCCCTTGGAGATTCTCAGTGGAAcccgtcgtctctctctcagccGCCGAGTCTGGTCGTTTGAAGAAGATGTTGGAGGAAAAAGTGAAAGCTGTGTTTGGCGGAGACCGCACctcggagaagcagaacgcgGCCCCCAAAGcggaagccgagaaaacTGGAAGCACGACACCGGAACTCCACGAGGATCCGTCTACAGAAACAAGACATACGGACCAAtgcgccgcttcttctccttcttcctctgcttcttcctcttccagtgcttcttctgcttcggcttcggcttcctcgtcgccttcttctgtggagGGATGGAAGTCGAGACAAGAAGCGATTTGTGCGCGAGTGGGAGAACAGGCGCAGTTTGTGAAGGAGGAGGCAGTGGCAATGCGCGAGTTGCTGAACGCAGTGAAGATTTTTATGCAGTTGCATGTGCCTCGCATCGAGGACGGCAACAACTTCGGAGTCGCGATCCAGGAGGAAGCGATCCACCTGTTGAACCGCGTCGAGGAGAGTGCGTTCAACTTGTACGACACCGTGATGAAGTACTACCTGGCGCGCGCCAAGCTGTGCAGCAAGCTGGTCAAGTATCCGAACACTCTGGATTACCAAACGGCCGTTGTCGAGCTCGACCGCAAAGAGTGGGTGCACCTGAAAATCACGAACCTGGACCTGAGGAACAACTACATCATGCTCTACGACCTGATCTGCAAAAACTGGCAGAACGTGATCGCACCTAAGGGACGCAGCCACAGCACCAGTCAACAAGCCATGTACTAG
- a CDS encoding hypothetical protein (encoded by transcript TGME49_224340~Predicted trans-membrane domain (TMHMM2.0):203-223), translating into MFGPLQSCRSSFTLSPSLSLFLHRHASPLSVCALQFSKSMHSSSCPSFSASSNSSSALLCSSFSPFSRLASSSPSSVSSSVSSSSSLRSRSSCSCSPFSGRGRSGSSPNAVSAACASLSPASPSVVASRFSLRGMSSEPAEKSRKSSNSDTWLEVERARPRVPNAFDGTYSWPAGAPNPLDIHRESFQAFMHGKTERFSTELKVFLYGWGMLFFVVGLTYTTMKLMTPDDFEWVEAERERMEQAKRKKANAEAAALAAARGRAGEE; encoded by the exons ATGTTCGGGCCTCTCCAGTCTTGTCGTTCTtccttcactctctctccctctctctctctcttccttcaccGCCAcgcttctccactctcggTCTGCGCTCTCCAATTCTCAAAAAGTATGCATTCTTCCTCCtgcccttccttctccgcctcctccaaCTCCTCCTCTGCCCTCCTCTGCTcatccttttctcctttctccaggctggcgtcttcttctccctcctcggtgtcttcctctgtctcttcttcgtcgtctttgcGCAGCCGGTCCTCTtgctcttgttctcctttctcgggGCGCGGCCGTTCTGGGAGTTCTCCGAAcgccgtctctgctgcatgcgcttccctttctccagcgtctcccTCCGTCGTCGcatcgcgtttctctcttcgcggcATGTCCTCTGAGCCCGCAGAGAAATCCAGGAAGTCCTCCAACAGCGACACCTGGCTGGAAGTCGAGCGAGCGCGGCCGCGGGTCCCGAACGCCTTCGACGGTACTTACAGCTGGCCTGCAGGCGCTCCGAATCCTCTGGACATACACCGCGAGTCCTTTCAAGCGTTCATGCACGGAAAGACTGAACGCTTCTCCACGGAACTGAAG gtcTTTCTCTACGGCTGGGGGATGctgttcttcgtcgtcggccTGACCTACACGACCATGAAGCTGATGACTCCTGACGACTTTGAGTGGGTGGAAGCTGAACGCGAAAGAAtggagcaggcgaagaggaagaaagcaaacgcagaagctgctgctcTGGCTGCAGCTCGAGGCCGAGCGGGAGAAGAGTAG